The region CCTTTTAGAAATGGAATATTTTTATCCATTGCTTCTGCAATAGCAGAAAAAGAAGGAGCACAAGCTTTATTTATAGGCGTTGTGCAAGAAGATGGTTCGGGATATCCAGACTGTACAAACTCTTTTATAGGAAAAATGTTAGCAGCTATTAATCAAGGAACTAAAGAAAGCACAAAAATTAGTATTCAAACACCCTTGGTTAATTTAATGAAAGAAGATATAGTAAGAAAAGCTTTAGAATTAGATGTTCCACTAAAACTTACTTGGTCTTGTTATCAAGAAGAAAAAGAGGCTTGTGGTTTATGTGATTCCTGTCGTTTACGCTTAAATGGTTTTGCACTTGCAAATACTATTGACCCAATTCCTTATAAGGCTAAATAATGAAATGGAATATTTCAAAAGAATTTGATTTTTGTTATGGACATCGTGTTTGGTCACAAGAGCTTGATATTGAATTTGCACTGGATGACTGTTTAGTATGCAGACACCTTCATGGGCATCAAGGTAAAATCATTATTCATTTAGAATCTGATAAATTAAAAGGTGGTATGGTAACTGATTTTAAACATTTAAATTGGTTTAAAGTTTTTTTAGATAAAACACTGGATCATAAATTTATAATAGATATTAATGACCCTTTATTTCCTACCCTACTGCCTCATTATACAAATAAAGAAAATCTTATTTCTTTTGAAGAAAATTATAAACGTCCGGATATGGATTTTATTAAAAATGAAGAAGATCATATCAAAGAAATGTATGAAGGTTATATCATAGTTGATTATGTTCCTACTAGTGAAAATATATCAACATGGTTATTAAAAATCATCGAAAAGAAAATGAAACGCTTAGATGTAAAAGTTTCACATTTAGAATTTTTAGAAACGCCTAAAAGTAAAAGCACGGTATATGCTTGACCTAAATGAAATTTTTGGGCCTACTATTCAAGGAGAAGGAAAAAGAATAGGTAAGGTTTCAATTTTCATTCGTTTTTCTAAGTGTAATTTTTCCTGCTCTGGTTTTGCTGTTGAATACATCACGCCTAAGGGTGAAAAAAAATGGGGTTGCGATACTTATTATGCCGTGGATAAAAGTTTTAAAAACGAATGGAAAAAAACCTCTTATGAAGATATTATCAAAGAGGTTAATCAACGCTGTAATAAAAAACTCTATGATATTGTTATTACAGGAGGAGAACCCCTTCTTCTTTGGAATAAAAAAGAATTTCAAGAAATCTTAAAATATTTAATTCTTAAAGGGCATAAAGTAACTATTGAAACAAATGCTTCATTAAATATTGATTTTACATGTAACTATCAAAAAAGTATTCTCTTTTCAATGAGTGTTAAATTATCCAATGCAAATGAAAAATATGAAAAAAGAATAAATATTTCTGCACTTAAAAATATAATACAAAATACTAAAGATGCGTATTTAAAATTTGTACTTAATGAAAAAAACATACAAGAGCTCGAAAAAGAAATTGAAGATCTTAAAAATGTTTTGCCAAAAATTGATATTTATTTAATGCCCATGGGAGATAAAGTCAAAGACTTAAGTTTAAATGACAAGCGTATTATTGAATTATGTATTAAACATGATTACATTTATTGCGACAGAACCCATATTAGAATTTGGGGTGACAAACGTGGAGTGTAAATCACTTAATTAGTAAAAAGTAGGAAAAGATGAATAAAGTCAAATTTTGCTAAAAAATGATAAAATAAATTTTTAAAAGGATACAAATGAAATTTACAGGAACAAATGTATTAGTAACAGGTGCAAGCAAAGGTATTGGAGCACAAATTGCCAAAACTCTTGGTAGTTTTGGATTAAAAGTTTGGATTAATTACCGTTCTAGTGCAGATGCTGCGAACATAATCAAAGAAGAAATTGAAAGTGCTGGTGGAAGTGCTGCTATTATTAAAGCAGATGTTTCAATAGAAGAAGAATTTGTAGCTGCTATTAAAACAATTGTAGATGCAGATGGTCAAATTTCGTATTTAGTTAATAATGCTGGAATTACTAAAGATAAATTGGCATTAAGAATGTCTGTTAATGATTTTAATGATGTATTAAGTGCTAATTTAACGTCTACTTTTATTGGGTGTAAAGCGGCTTTAAAATTTATGGGTAAAAAAAGATTTGGTTCTATTGTAAATATTTCATCAATTATTGGAGAAATGGGAAATGCAGGTCAAACCAATTATGCCGCTTCAAAAGGTGGAGTTAATGCAATGACAAAATCATTTGCTAAAGAAGCTTCGGTGCGAAACTTAAGATACAACGCTGTAACTCCTGGTTTTATAATTTCTGACATGACTAAAGAATTAAGTGATGAAGTAAAAGATAATTATGAAAAAAATATTCCTCTTGGAAGAATGGGCGCTGCTAGCGAAGTTGCTGATGCAGTTGCGTTTTTATTAAGTGATCATTCTTCATATATAACGGGAGAGATATTAAAAGTTAATGGTGGATTATACGTATAATTCAAAAGCAAAGAAGATTTAAAATCTTTTTTGATATAATACTAAGATAATTTTTTAAAAGGAACAAAAAATGGCATTATTAGATGATGTAAAAGAAGTAGTAGTTGAGCAATTAGATTGTGAAGCAGCAGAAGTTAAAGAAGATTCAAAGTTCATCGAAGATTTAGGTGCAGATTCACTAGATGTAGTTGAATTAGTTATGGCTTTAGAAGAAAAGTTTGATATTGAAATTCCAGATGAAGATGCAGAAGGTATTTTAACTGTTCAAGATGCGATTTCTTACATCGAAAACCACCAATAGACCATAATAATATTAATACATTCTAAATAAAAAATCACTTTGTGGTTTTTTATTTAAAGTATTGAGTCTTTAATGGAAGATTAAATACTTTAAATAAACATAAATTATAATACGGAGTTAAATATATGAAAAGAGTTGTTGTAACTGGATTAGGTACTATAAACTGTATAGGACATAATGTAGAGGATTCATTTAA is a window of Campylobacteraceae bacterium DNA encoding:
- the queC gene encoding 7-cyano-7-deazaguanine synthase QueC, with protein sequence MSKKAICILSGGMDSTLASYMAKNEGYDLVAVHFNYGQRTQERELKAFRDVCKSLEIENKYEIDIPFFAQIGASSLTDKSIEIPTSGIEEGVPSTYVPFRNGIFLSIASAIAEKEGAQALFIGVVQEDGSGYPDCTNSFIGKMLAAINQGTKESTKISIQTPLVNLMKEDIVRKALELDVPLKLTWSCYQEEKEACGLCDSCRLRLNGFALANTIDPIPYKAK
- the acpP gene encoding acyl carrier protein, whose translation is MALLDDVKEVVVEQLDCEAAEVKEDSKFIEDLGADSLDVVELVMALEEKFDIEIPDEDAEGILTVQDAISYIENHQ
- the fabG gene encoding 3-oxoacyl-ACP reductase FabG, producing the protein MKFTGTNVLVTGASKGIGAQIAKTLGSFGLKVWINYRSSADAANIIKEEIESAGGSAAIIKADVSIEEEFVAAIKTIVDADGQISYLVNNAGITKDKLALRMSVNDFNDVLSANLTSTFIGCKAALKFMGKKRFGSIVNISSIIGEMGNAGQTNYAASKGGVNAMTKSFAKEASVRNLRYNAVTPGFIISDMTKELSDEVKDNYEKNIPLGRMGAASEVADAVAFLLSDHSSYITGEILKVNGGLYV
- a CDS encoding 6-carboxytetrahydropterin synthase, yielding MKWNISKEFDFCYGHRVWSQELDIEFALDDCLVCRHLHGHQGKIIIHLESDKLKGGMVTDFKHLNWFKVFLDKTLDHKFIIDINDPLFPTLLPHYTNKENLISFEENYKRPDMDFIKNEEDHIKEMYEGYIIVDYVPTSENISTWLLKIIEKKMKRLDVKVSHLEFLETPKSKSTVYA
- a CDS encoding 7-carboxy-7-deazaguanine synthase QueE; the protein is MLDLNEIFGPTIQGEGKRIGKVSIFIRFSKCNFSCSGFAVEYITPKGEKKWGCDTYYAVDKSFKNEWKKTSYEDIIKEVNQRCNKKLYDIVITGGEPLLLWNKKEFQEILKYLILKGHKVTIETNASLNIDFTCNYQKSILFSMSVKLSNANEKYEKRINISALKNIIQNTKDAYLKFVLNEKNIQELEKEIEDLKNVLPKIDIYLMPMGDKVKDLSLNDKRIIELCIKHDYIYCDRTHIRIWGDKRGV